From the Helianthus annuus cultivar XRQ/B chromosome 17, HanXRQr2.0-SUNRISE, whole genome shotgun sequence genome, the window tatgtatgtatgtatgtatgtatgtatgtatgtctgtatgtctgtatgtatgtatgtatgtatgtatgtatgtatgtatgtatgtatgtatgtatgtatgtatgtatgtatgtatgtatgtatgtatgtatgtatgtatgtatgtatgtatgtatgtatgtatgtatgtatgtatgtgtgtatgtgtgtatgtgtgtatgtgtgtatgtgtgtatgtgtgtgtatgtatgtgtatatgtgtgtatgtatgtgtgtatgtgtgtatgtgtgtatgtgtgtatgtgtgtatgtgtgtatgtgtgtatgtgtgtatgtatgtatgtgtgtatgtatgtatgtatgtatgtatgtatgtatgtatgtatgtatgtatgtatgtatgtatgtatgtatgtatgtatgtatgtatgtatgtatgtatgtatgtatgtatgtatgtatatgtgtgtctgtgtgtatgttgtgtgtgtgtatgtatgtgtatatgtgtgtatgtgtgtatgtatgtatgtatgtatgtatgtatgtgtgtatgtgtgtatgtgtgtgtgtgtgtatgtgtgtatgtgtgtatgtgtgtatgtgtgtatgtgtgtatgtgtgtatgtgtgtatgtatgtatgtatgtgtgtatgtatgtatgtatgtatgtatgtatgtatgtatgtatgtatgtatgtatgtatgtatgtatgtatgtatgtatgtatgtatgtatgtatgtatgtatgtatgtatgtatgtatgtatgtatgtatgtatgtctgtCTGTATGTCTGTATGTCTGTATGTCTGTATGTCTGCATGtctgcatgtatgtatgtatgtatgtatgtatgtatgtatgtatgtatgtatgtatgtatgtatgtatgtatgtatgtatgtatgtatgtatgtatgtatgtatgtatgtatgtatgtatgtatgtatgtatgtatgtatgtatgtatgtatgtatgtatgtatgtatgtatgtatgtatgtatgtatgtatgtatgtatgtatgtatgtatgtatgtatgtatgtatgtatgtatgtatgtatgtatgtatgtatgtatgtatgtatgtatgtatgtatgtatgtatgtatgtatgtatgtatgtatgtatgtatgtatgtatgtatgtatgtatgtatgtatgtatgtatgtatgtatgtatgtatgtatgtatgtatgtatgtatgtatgtatgtatgtatgtatgtatgtatgtatgtatgtatgtatgtatgtatgtatgtatgtatgtatgtatgtatgtatgtatgtatgtatgtatgtatgtatgtatgtatgtatgtatgtatgtatgtatgtatgtatgtatatgtgtgtatgtatgtatgtatgtgtgtatgtatgtatgtgtatgtatgtatgtatgtatgtatgtatgtatgtatgtatgtatgtatgtatgtatgtatgtatgtatgtatgtatgtatgtatgtatgtatgtatgtatgtatgtatgtatgtatgtatgtatgtatgtatgtatgtatgtatgtatgtatgtatgtatgtatgtatgtatgtatgtatgtatgtatgtatgtgtgtgtgtgtgtgtatgtatgtatgtgtgtatgtgtgtgtgtatgtgtgtgtatgtatgtgtgtatatatgtgtgtatgtatgtgtgtgtatgtgtgtgtgtatgtatatatgtatgtgtgtgtgtattatttatgtatatatgtatgtgtgtgtatgtacgtacgtatgtatgtatgtatgtatgtatgtatgtatgtatgtatgtatgtatgtatgtatgtatgtatgtatgtatgtatgtatgtatgtatgtatgtatgtatgtatgtatgtatgtatgtatgtatgtatgtatgtatgtatgtatgtatgtatgtatgtatgtatgtatgtatgtatgtatgtatgtatgtatgtatgtatgtatgtatgtatgtatgtatgtatgtatgtatgtatgtatatatgtatgtatgtatgtatgtatgtatgtgtgtgtgtgtgtgtgtgtgtgtatgtatgtatgtatgtatgtatgtatgtatgtatgtatgtttgtggTGGTGGGTGTGAGGAGACTCCCACCACCGCCTTCCGCCTCTGCACAACTCCCACCAAACCACCGCCCACCACCGCCTTCCGCCTCTGTTTGGGGCCACCGGCCTCAACTCGTCTGGAGGAGACCAGGAcctccgccgctcacggcggcgctgcTCATTTTCCTCTTCAACGCAGGTGGTGGCGGTGGTTCTTCAGCTTGTAACGGGGGATGGGGGGCTGTGGTTGCGATGTGGTGGTGGGTGTGAGGTTGGGGCTGGATGTCatcgagagagagagggaggatgTTTGCTTTTgtaaaggatgaagatcaaggTGACATATTAAAAAAGCTAATGGTATTTAATGTGGAAAGAGGAAGGATATGACAattggggtaaatgaccaaattaccctttctGTTGGCAAAACCTGATTGGTGGAGACTGGTtttcatggttcttacaactcggggtggtttccATAACTCAGCTAGTTAGTGGTAAATTATAAATTccaatctttttattttttttattttttataattattgTACCTATTAAgactaccatatatatatatatatatatatattatatcttATGTGATTGATAAACTATAATAGAAACATATCATAGATTcctaaaaaaaacaataaatcacttttaaacttttcaTTTTACCAACTTACCATTTCCCACCAACCTCTTCCTCTTCTCTATGCACCAGttaagttttcaaaatacatTCTCAATTCCCACTCTTCCTCTTCTCTATTACGATTGTCCTACATCAAAACCCTACACCTCTTCCTCTTCTCTACATTACGATTGCAGGCTCGCTCGTTTGGTCGCCGCTCGTTTGCTCGCCGCTCGTTTGCTCGCCGGGGCTCGTTCCCATCGGTGGTCTTGTATCCCATAATCTACAGGGGCACGTTTGCATTTGAATCACAAGGTATGTGTAGATGATCTGTTTTTATTTCTTGAACTTCTGTGTTTAGTTCTAAGTTTGAAGCCCTAGTTTGATATTTTGAAAATTGAAGCCCTAGTTACTAGTTTATGCATCGATATCTAATAGGAATGTGacctgagttaataaagaaactCAACTCTTGAAGATGCTTCACCAATCGATTTATCTAGATTAATTGTCACTACCACTTCATACTGGACCGAACCACCATGTTTTAGTTGTGATATTTTTATTAACTCTTTGAGTTCTGTactaaaattgtaaaaaaaaaaaatgtaaaacagttaATGTGTTTAACTTGCTTTGTGTTTCTTGAACCGGACGGAATGGTACACCGTACCGAATCGTACCGAAATGAACCCGAACCGCGTACCCGATCCACATACCCAAACCACGTACCCGATCCACATACCAGTTCATATTTTACGTCTGTTCAGGTCAACCTAAAACCGACCCGTTTGTCATGTACCCAAAAGCTGCAGGTTGCGGCCCCAATTAGGGGTACTAGTTTGCGAAACCTCCTGAGCTATTAAATGTAGAGTGTCAAACCACACATCTTGACACAAAAAAAAGATGAATATTGAAAGTAGAAGTAAGACTTAAGTAAATAAGTCAACTAACAAGAAAAACACAATAAACTCAACAAACTGTATGTATAATCGTTATTATAAAACCCATATAATTACAATATTGATTTCAGTCTTTAATTTACAATGAATTAGGAGGTTATGTATAAAACTTACTTTTGAGGCATTCAATTAGTTTGGATGCTTCCCTTCTTAGCTAAACTTTTCTTATTTGACCTGTTCTAGTCCTCAATTATCAGACCAACTGTCAACAAACTAAATACAAACTTTATGCCAGAAGCTACCCAAGATATGTTCAAAACACAATAAATAATAACTCATTAACATCATTTATTCTTCTTAAATGAAAAAAAGTTACCTCTTCGTTCCCCTTGAAACACAAAAATGTCGCGTGATAGAAACTGGATGTACATGAAGAGAACCACTAGTGAGGGTCTCTTTGATCCGACATTCCAACATCATGTCAACTTTTTCTTGGATTATGCATATGCTAACGCACCTAACATTCAAAGAGAACTAATAGATGGGGTCGAGGTTTCTAAAATAAGATGTCCATGTGGCAAATGCCAAATTCATCGTTTCAAGAAGAGATTTGAGGTTGTTGGTGATCTTTTCAAAAAGGGATTCATGGATAACTATAAGGTATGGTATGCTCACGGTGAGTCATTTCTTTATATAATGTATTTACTAATTATAACTATATATATTTTAACAACTTTTTAGGCTCAAGTTATGCGAACCTGAATGGTTGATCTTGAAGCTCGGGTTCAAGAAGAAAGGAATCTACTTGTATCTCCTCTTGAAGAAGAAATGGATCTACTTGCAACTCGTCTTGACGATGAAAGGGAAGCAAGGGAAGAACTTCaaaaacaacttcaagagtttATGAAGAATTAGCGTTCTCCCTCTAATTAGTTCTAGTTTTTGATATCTTTTTGGAATTACGTTGAATTGTATTAGCTTACGGTTTAAACATATTGGAACTTGCGTTGTAACGCATGATTTTTGAATTTATGTCATTGTAAGTTCAGTGAATTTTGTAAACCAGGTTTTTGGTATTGCAGATTATTTCTGGAATTTTTCGTCAAAAAATGcagaaatattatttatttttttgcagtttttttatttaataaattagGTGGTTGGAAATGTGTCACAACATAAATAGCTTTTGTTGGAAAACGGTCAAAAATAGTAGACTTGTTTTCTTTATTTTGTCAGAAATTTGTCACAAAACATACTCAGTTTTTGTAGaaaatttgtaacaacacttctaaTTTTTTTGTAGAAAATGGGTCACAAAAAATACTCAGTTTCCtcggaaatttgtaacaacacttctaaTTTATTTGTAGGAAGTGCGTCACAAAAAATACCAGTTTCCTtggaaatttgtaacaacactttTAATTTATTTGTAGAAAGTGGGTCACAAAAAATACTCAGTTTCCtaggaaatttgtaacaacacttctaatttatttgtaggaaatgggtcacaaataatgttgtattaaaatttgttaatttttttgttttttttttgtcagaAATGTGTAGCAAATTAAAATAAATCCTAAaagataataattaaatatattgtaGGAGATTCG encodes:
- the LOC110924214 gene encoding uncharacterized protein LOC110924214 codes for the protein MFVVVGVRRLPPPPSASAQLPPNHRPPPPSASVWGHRPQLVWRRPGPPPLTAALLIFLFNAGGGGGSSACNGGWGAIPKKNNKSLLNFSFYQLTISHQPLPLLYAPVKFSKYILNSHSSSSLLRLSYIKTLHLFLFSTLRLQARSFGRRSFARRSFARRGSFPSVVLYPIIYRGTFAFESQDGVEVSKIRCPCGKCQIHRFKKRFEVVGDLFKKGFMDNYKAQVMRT